In one Parageobacillus genomosp. 1 genomic region, the following are encoded:
- a CDS encoding hydantoinase/oxoprolinase family protein, whose protein sequence is MGLLINIDNGGTFTDVCLVAREQVVRAKTLTTPYDLTKCFIEVLKAGSKELYGQENLQKLLAETDYIRYSTTAGTNAIVQKKGPRLGLILREGVDPAFLIEGQEEREMFAAMVDDRVVGINVNEEQSKLETRVVEAVNRLLSQGANRLVVSLGGSTMVEDEKKIRNIILRKYPRHLLGAVPVLFSHELVEDQDDVKRTWGALINSFLHPGMERFLYNAENVLREYRAKNPMLIFHNDGNSARVAKTYAIKTYGSGPRGGMEGAKALAKHYKIPALLTLDIGGTTSDIGLVKEEQILENVYGEVEGITTSFRLSDLISVGAGGSSIFRVENGKVIVGPESVGAVPGPACFGRGGQQPTITDAYLLMGILDSRSYFGGRMTLDESRARAAIEEKVAAPLGVNLDEALLIMEKAYEQKIAQGLAVYQDKVDKATLLAFGGAGPMSACGAARAAGIEQVIIPRLAAVFSAFGISFSDIAHEYQASLTEWNQEEIKEKIDQLKIRAERDMFAEGFTLSECQVETYLSVVRDGKLEVIQLKDAAEFLEGLEGTEDVQVNLKVVKPIAHYNFETAANLEPITPVPVRQQRILHPSKEWIDVPVYRFEEMAPGSTGSGPALIEDQLFTCRVLDGWTFKVTENKDIFMRDVRGKDK, encoded by the coding sequence GTGGGACTATTAATCAACATCGACAACGGCGGAACTTTCACGGACGTTTGCCTCGTCGCCAGAGAGCAAGTAGTCCGCGCCAAGACATTGACAACACCTTATGATTTGACCAAATGTTTCATTGAAGTTTTGAAAGCAGGTTCAAAGGAGCTGTATGGCCAGGAAAACTTGCAAAAGCTTTTAGCAGAGACAGACTATATCCGCTATTCCACTACGGCGGGCACGAATGCTATCGTCCAGAAAAAAGGCCCACGTCTTGGCTTGATTTTGCGCGAAGGGGTGGACCCGGCCTTTCTCATCGAGGGTCAGGAAGAGAGAGAGATGTTTGCGGCCATGGTGGATGATCGGGTGGTGGGAATCAACGTCAACGAAGAGCAAAGCAAACTGGAAACGAGAGTTGTAGAAGCCGTCAACCGATTGCTGTCACAGGGCGCCAACCGGCTGGTAGTCAGTCTGGGCGGGTCTACAATGGTGGAAGACGAAAAGAAAATTCGCAATATCATTCTGCGCAAGTACCCGCGCCATTTGTTAGGAGCGGTTCCAGTCCTGTTTTCCCATGAACTAGTGGAAGACCAAGATGATGTTAAGCGGACATGGGGAGCTCTGATCAATTCCTTCCTGCATCCAGGAATGGAACGATTCCTCTACAACGCAGAAAATGTTCTGCGGGAATATCGCGCAAAAAATCCAATGCTCATTTTCCACAATGACGGAAACTCCGCCCGGGTGGCCAAGACCTATGCGATCAAAACGTACGGCTCGGGTCCGCGTGGGGGAATGGAAGGAGCTAAAGCACTCGCAAAACATTATAAAATCCCTGCATTATTGACGCTGGATATCGGAGGAACCACTTCAGACATCGGTCTTGTGAAAGAGGAACAGATTTTGGAGAATGTTTACGGCGAAGTCGAAGGCATTACGACCTCCTTCCGCTTGAGCGATCTGATCAGTGTCGGCGCAGGAGGGAGCTCGATTTTCCGTGTGGAAAACGGAAAGGTGATCGTTGGTCCAGAGAGTGTGGGAGCCGTCCCTGGTCCCGCCTGCTTCGGGCGCGGAGGCCAGCAGCCGACAATTACTGACGCCTATCTCTTGATGGGGATTTTAGATTCCCGCTCCTATTTCGGGGGAAGAATGACGCTAGACGAATCCCGCGCCCGGGCCGCCATTGAGGAAAAAGTAGCCGCGCCGCTAGGGGTCAACCTCGATGAGGCTCTGCTCATCATGGAAAAAGCGTACGAGCAAAAAATTGCCCAAGGTCTTGCAGTATATCAGGATAAGGTGGACAAAGCCACATTGCTTGCCTTTGGTGGAGCCGGTCCAATGAGTGCGTGCGGAGCCGCCCGGGCAGCCGGAATTGAACAGGTGATTATCCCGCGCCTGGCAGCCGTCTTCAGTGCGTTTGGAATCAGCTTCAGTGATATTGCCCATGAATATCAGGCCAGCCTGACGGAATGGAATCAGGAAGAGATCAAGGAAAAAATTGATCAACTGAAGATCCGGGCGGAACGTGATATGTTTGCAGAAGGGTTCACGCTTTCCGAGTGTCAGGTGGAAACTTACTTGAGCGTAGTCCGCGATGGAAAACTCGAGGTCATCCAACTTAAGGATGCGGCAGAGTTTCTAGAAGGACTAGAAGGGACCGAAGATGTACAAGTCAATTTGAAGGTGGTCAAACCAATTGCCCACTACAATTTTGAAACTGCCGCAAACTTGGAGCCAATCACTCCGGTACCCGTTCGTCAGCAGCGGATCCTGCATCCTTCCAAAGAGTGGATTGATGTTCCAGTTTACCGTTTTGAAGAGATGGCACCAGGCTCGACCGGTTCGGGTCCAGCGCTGATTGAAGACCAGCTCTTCACTTGCCGTGTGCTGGATGGATGGACATTTAAGGTCACAGAAAACAAAGACATTTTCATGCGGGATGTGAGGGGGAAGGATAAATGA